A region from the Drosophila bipectinata strain 14024-0381.07 chromosome 3R, DbipHiC1v2, whole genome shotgun sequence genome encodes:
- the LOC108129544 gene encoding uncharacterized protein, with amino-acid sequence MISRRDKLLQQPWEQLRFAQHREKVMSARPAIDSHTPRVHEHVQRKWKKQQVERERQEQIERENLRLLQKLGDIMRTKRINNLWLEPRPNFLNREKLFPTRPYSSLPEIVTIYGKQPPGPLIYGILPKPKVMGRCPTCIGNPERTEVAIPEQRTPWAPERKSWNRKTSGQTKQHRCYHCGSVKSSERKFFEEFSYSYTYDE; translated from the exons ATGATCTCGCGCCGTGACAAATTACTCCAGCAGCCCTGGGAGCAGCTGCGATTTGCCCAGCACCGCGAGAAAGTCATGTCCGCCCGtccggccatcgactcccataCGCCCCGAGTCCACGAGCACGTTCAGCGCAAGTGGAAGAAGCAGCAGGTTGAGCGAGAGCGCCAGGAACAGATCGAGCGGGAGAACCTCCGCCTCCTCCAGAAGCTGGGCGACATTATGCGCACCAAGCGCATTAACAACCTCTGGCTGGAACCAAGGCCCAA TTTCCTCAATCGTGAGAAGCTATTCCCTACCCGCCCCTACTCCAGCCTGCCCGAAATCGTTACAATCTATGGAAAGCAACCGCCAGGACCGCTCATCTACGGCATACTGCCCAAGCCAAAAGTGATGGGCCGATGCCCTACCTGTATCGGGAATCCGGAGCGTACTGAGGTGGCCATACCGGAGCAAAGGACTCCTTGGGCGCCGGAGAGAAAGTCATGGAACCGCAAAACCAGCGGTCAAACTAAGCAACACCGCTGTTACCACTGCGGCTCTGTCAAGAGCAGCGAACGCAAGTTTTTCGAGGAATTCTCGTACTCCTACACATACGACGAATGA
- the Trmt61 gene encoding tRNA (adenine(58)-N(1))-methyltransferase catalytic subunit TRMT61A → MSFLKPKTHIEKGDVVILYLSVSSMHAIEAVPEIVNKKGETISHIFQTNYGSLKVENIIGVEYGSRVELSKGWAHVLQPTPELWTQTLPHRTQIIYTPDISMILHQLEVRPGAVVVESGTGSGSLSHYFLRALKPTGHLHTFDFHEARADQAREEFRRHGLSDFVTVYHRDVCNLGFTDELDGKADAVFLDLPAPDLAVPHAFKALKLSGGRFCSFSPCIEQSQRCIQELTKLGFNEIVSMEVLQQESVIKTRTLPVIDLEFLKQPKSSDAPTNTEESKASKEVKKYLTSSNPQVLPGHTGFLTFATLPPNIPKA, encoded by the exons ATGAGTTTTCTGAAACCCAAGACCCACATTGAAAAGGGCGATGTGGTTATCCTGTATCTGAGCGTCAGTTCCATGCATGCCATCGAAGCGGTTCCTGAAATAGTGAATAAAAAGGGAGAAACAATTTCCCACATCTTCCAGACCAATTATGGGTCTCTCAAAGTGGAAA ATATCATTGGCGTTGAATACGGCAGTCGCGTGGAGCTGTCCAAAGGCTGGGCCCATGTGCTGCAACCCACTCCGGAACTTTGGACACAAACCCTGCCCCATCGCACTCAGATTATATACACCCCCGACATCAGCATGATCCTGCATCAACTGGAAGTGCGACCTGGAGCAGTGGTGGTGGAATCCGGCACGGGTTCCGGGTCTTTGTCGCACTATTTCCTGCGCGCTTTGAAGCCTACCGGTCATCTGCACACTTTCGACTTTCACGAGGCCCGTGCGGATCAGGCTCGGGAAGAGTTCCGGCGACATGGACTATCCGACTTTGTCACCGTCTACCACCGGGATGTGTGCAACCTGGGCTTTACCGACGAACTCGATGGCAAGGCGGATGCAGTTTTCTTGGATCTTCCCGCACCCGATTTGGCCGTGCCGCACGCTTTTAAGGCGTTGAAGCTGTCGG gcgGTAGATTCTGCTCATTCTCGCCCTGCATCGAGCAGTCGCAGCGCTGCATCCAAGAACTGACCAAACTGGGCTTCAATGAGATCGTCTCAATGGAGGTACTGCAACAGGAGAGCGTCATCAAGACTCGTACGTTGCCCGTAATCGATCTCGAGTTCCTGAAGCAGCCAAAAAGCAGCGATGCTCCAACAAACACAGAAGAAAGTAAAGCGTCCAAGGAGGTGAAGAAGTACCTGACCTCCAGCAATCCCCAGGTGCTACCTGGCCACACGGGCTTCCTCACCTTTGCCACCCTGCCACCAAATATACCCAAGGCGTGA
- the LOC108129540 gene encoding putative mediator of RNA polymerase II transcription subunit 26 translates to MGSRQDERGDEIGGGGGAAADPAPYCILPPREEMVNFMAHQQQQHNQNFILHQQQHGQATGPIMWQPPPPHIAAPPFPHLQPQQQQQHVYNECYYNLAFPGQAGQPESYSVLPVGHGNFLKVYHCPENAVNEANAPLFTHINMASLNHQHQHQHQQQHHQIPPQTPPQPTPLYELFSANPLLPKPDVNITGTSQQPVSQALPQPQPQSPPPPQVLQTPNNANLLINNLVNNWSPNLTGGSYIQLGDDAKENATNQAEPHPPPQSLQPSQQPLTPVQPQSEPKSQTVNPLTTNTKPSKSSSLPLATASVPPTAINKSPIVVSVQPEGKKRIVAEVKPMPMSYSDVLSKGTKSSTAARDSRAANGLDGLTQSQRRQGKDEGAGNREMRAAKRSPMHDAKEVPPGSSGGGHSHGSRSKKRGQSNQNQNATQKQPQQQAQPQQQQQQLQQPVQQMPNKASKANNANQEKKRPLQPKNNISSGNGNSNNFRVMDQKTTSTSIPVTTSSINNNGNNSTSATSATNLSRKQGNNKSNSNSNHSNSSGPNYNTGFNSNHSNNNNVSSSSSKRYSSSNVNVNSNSSSGYSYSSKRNRSNAYSSSNSPTHAGSFASNRNYELAKRILHTWWIYTLKLLTWLFYLVYDIVVLGFSMAYERLTLAYVAGLCYARQLHKELKQNSGKPTIWWRTYWRRFDARFAKNSKWAVWRRFYKRKPPEPSTESFKTGRLPQTGEEAMYSLLNCKGKDAYSILGVPPDSSQEQIRKHYKKIAVLVHPDKNKQAGAEEAFKVLQRAFELIGEPENRLIYDQSIAETLHTEKAWTELHDLLSQLQTKMAEAANTIRCSTCAQRHPRKLTDRPHYAARECASCKIRHSAKDGDIWAETSMMGLRWKYLALMDGKVYDITEWANCQKGALSHLEPNSHMVQYRIVRGAQQQQQQQQQQQQHNQQQQQQPHHDRGGHHPGGGVSGVSEATLHEFLDNLYSGQHPGAPNSFAGNARRRTRRN, encoded by the exons ATGGGGTCACGTCAGGACGAGCGGGGCGATGAGATCGGTGGCGGGGGTGGGGCTGCTGCGGATCCCGCCCCCTATTGCATCCTGCCCCCGAGAGAGGAGATGGTCAACTTTATGGCCcatcaacaacagcaacacaacCAAAATTTCATtctccaccagcagcagcatggTCAGGCAACAGGACCGATTATGTGGCAGCCACCACCTCCCCACATAGCCGCTCCACCTTTTCCTCATCTTCAgccccaacagcagcagcagcatgtCTACAACGAGTGCTACTACAATTTGGCGTTTCCTGGACAAGCTGGGCAACCGGAATCGTATTCGGTTCTGCCCGTAGGCCATGGAAACTTTCTCAAGGTGTATCACTGTCCGGAAAACGCCGTGAACGAAGCCAATGCTCCGCTTTTCACGCATATCAACATGGCTTCGCTGAAtcaccagcaccagcatcagcaccaacagcaacaccaccaAATACCGCCGCAGACACCACCGCAACCCACTCCGCTCTACGAACTGTTTTCCGCTAATCCTCTGTTGCCGAAGCCGGATGTAAACATTACGGGCACGAGCCAACAGCCTGTGTCGCAGGCTctgccacagccacagccgcAATCCCCACCTCCACCTCAGGTCCTTCAAACTCCAAACAACGCTAATCTACTCATCAACAACTTGGTAAACAACTGGTCGCCGAATTTAACTGGAGGAAGTTACATCCAACTGGGAGACGATGCTAAAGAAAATGCCACAAACCAGGCAGAACCACATCCACCACCGCAATCACTTCAGCCGAGCCAGCAGCCTCTAACGCCGGTTCAGCCACAGTCCGAGCCAAAGAGCCAGACTGTCAATCCATTAACTACAAACACCAAGCCTTCTAAGTCCTCGTCACTGCCTTTGGCCACTGCCAGCGTTCCGCCAACTGCCATCAACAAGTCACCCATCGTGGTGTCGGTTCAGCCCGAAGGAAAGAAGCGTATTGTTGCCGAGGTGAAGCCTATGCCCATGTCCTACTCCGACGTACTCAGCAAAGGCACCAAATCGAGCACTGCAGCACGAGATTCACGGGCAGCCAACGGATTAGACGGCTTAACTCAGTCGCAGCGACGTCAGGGAAAGGATGAGGGAGCTGGGAACCGTGAAATGAGAGCTGCGAAGCGGTCACCGATGCACGACGCCAAGGAGGTGCCTCCAGGATCATCCGGCGGTGGACACTCGCACGGCAGCCGAAGCAAGAAGCGGGGCCAATctaaccagaaccagaacgcCACCCAaaagcagccgcagcagcaagCGCAGCctcaacagcagcaacagcaacttcAACAGCCTGTGCAGCAGATGCCGAACAAAGCGAGCAAGGCGAATAATGCTAACCAGGAAAAGAAGCGCCCTTTGCAACCGAAGAATAACATAAGTAgcggcaacggcaacagcaacaattttAGGGTTATGGATCAAAAGACAACCTCCACCTCGATCCCAGTCACCACCAGTTCGATAAACAACAACGGCAATAATTCCACATCGGCCACTAGTGCCACCAACCTGTCTCGGAAACAAGGCAACAATAAAAGCAACTCCAACTCCAATCATTCGAATTCGAGTGGCCCAAATTATAACACTGGCTTCAACAGCAATCactccaacaacaataatgttAGTTCCTCTTCGTCCAAGCGGTATTCCTCCTCGAATGTAAATGTTAACTCGAATAGCAGTTCCGGCTACTCCTACTCTTCAAAAAGAAATCGCAGCAACGCTTATTCCTCGTCCAATTCACCCACCCATGCAGGCAGCTTCGCCAGCAATCGCAACTATGAGTTGGCCAAGCGTATATTGCACACCTGGTGGATCTATACGCTGAAGCTGCTCACCTGGCTGTTCTATCTGGTCTATGATATCGTTGTGCTGGGCTTCAGCATGGCCTACGAACGTCTGACTCTGGCCTATGTCGCAGGACTGTGCTATGCCCGGCAGTTACACAAGGAACTTAAGCAGAACTCTGGTAAACCGACTATTTGGTGGCGAACTTACTGGCGGCGTTTTGATGCCCGTTTCGCCAAGAACTCAAAATGGGCTGTATGGCGGCGCTTTTACAAGCGGAAACCCCCTGAACCCTCCACTGAATCTTTTAAAACTGGTCGCCTGCCGCAGACTGGCGAAGAGGCAATGTATTCTCTGCTTAATTGTAAAGGAAAGGATGCCTACAG CATACTGGGAGTCCCACCGGATAGCTCACAGGAGCAGATTCGAAAGCATTATAAGAAAATAGCCGTGCTTGTCCATCCCGACAAGAACAAGCAAGCTGGCGCTGAAGAGGCTTTCAAGGTGCTGCAGCGGGCTTTTGAGTTGATTGGTGAACCG GAGAATCGCCTCATTTATGACCAAAGCATTGCTGAGACGCTGCACACTGAAAAGGCATGGACGGAACTTCATGATCTGCTGTCGCAACTGCAAACCAAAATGGCTGAGGCAGCTAACACTATAAG ATGCAGTACCTGTGCTCAGCGTCACCCCCGTAAGCTCACCGATCGTCCTCACTACGCGGCGCGGGAGTGCGCCTCTTGTAAGATACGCCACTCCGCCAAAGAT GGTGACATCTGGGCTGAGACGAGCATGATGGGGCTGCGATGGAAATATTTGGCGCTAATGGACGGCAAGGTCTATGATATAACCGAGTGGGCCAACTGCCAAAAGGGAGCCTTATCCCATTTGGAGCCCAACTCCCACATGGTTCAGTATCGAATTGTCCGCGGTgctcagcaacaacaacagcagcagcaacagcaacaacagcacaaccaacagcagcagcagcaaccacaTCACGACCGGGGTGGCCATCATCCTGGTGGAGGCGTCAGTGGAGTTAG CGAGGCCACACTGCACGAGTTCCTGGACAATTTGTACAGTGGCCAGCATCCCGGCGCACCCAACTCCTTTGCGGGCAATGCGCGGAGGCGCACGCGACGCAATTGA